The genomic stretch TCTGATCCGCCACGGCCTGGTCGAGCCCAGAGGCGAAAAACGCGGCCGCACCTACGGTCGGGCGACGACGGCGCCCGCCGCGATCGCGAGCCCGGACTCGCCGACCGCCGCAATGCTCGGCGAGATTCTCGAGATCGGCGGGCGTATCAGTGCCGACGCGCTGAAGCGGCTGGTCCGGCGTCACGGGTACGATGGGCGGGTCGTCGGCACACTGCACGGCAAGCGCCTGGCGCACCTGCGGCGCGACCCCGCGACGGGCGAAAGTGTGCTCACGGCGCGTGGCCGCGAGGTCGCGGAACAGTATCTTTTTGCTCGCCGGCTGGCGCGGATTCACGAAGGCGGCGGCGGTTAGCCGTCCGGGTCACGACGTCGGCGTCCTCGAGGTGCCGGGCAAGACCATTGTCGTAGGCGCGCCGAGGTTCTGGCGAAGAGAGGTCCCCCTCCTGTACCTTTGCAGCCGGACGGATTCCGCCCTCTACCCCCCTTACGCAAGACCGCCCCTGAGGTGCTCCACGGCCCGCGAGCGCGGGAGGCCCGATGCCTGTTTTCATGGACGTGCATTTGCTGCCCGAGGACGTGTTCCCGGAGATCATCGAGCGCGCGCACGAGGCGGACGTGCGCGTCCGGGGCAAGTACAACGTCCAGTACCGCGGGTACTGGTACAACAAAGACGCTCGCACGGTCGCCTGCCTCGTGGATGGCCCGAGCCGCGAGGCCTGCGAGGCGGTGCACCGCGAAGCGCATGGCCTGGTCGCCGAGTCGATCATCGAGGTGACCCCGGAGAACGTGCATGCCTTCCTCGGTCAAGGAACCGTCGCTCCGGCGGGGTACGCGGTCCTCTCCGTTGGAACGCCGGATGGGTGGAGCCGTTCGCAATCCTTCGGGGCGGCCGCT from Gemmatimonadota bacterium encodes the following:
- a CDS encoding DUF4242 domain-containing protein, translated to MPVFMDVHLLPEDVFPEIIERAHEADVRVRGKYNVQYRGYWYNKDARTVACLVDGPSREACEAVHREAHGLVAESIIEVTPENVHAFLGQGTVAPAGYAVLSVGTPDGWSRSQSFGAAAGWNRRAMPVRRRRSSFRRRSTSRDESTASWRTASVAARPRSFPRARTSAPSDGWKEILRSEGTGC